One Polaribacter sp. KT25b DNA segment encodes these proteins:
- a CDS encoding transporter, translated as MKKLLLAAFVAIIGVSSIHAQEGVLNGGLNVGIPTGDTNDFYGLTLGAELNYMFPVAEGFTLGPSVQYSHFFGKDHDFGGITFETEDASFLPISGAARFNVSEKFVVGANVGYAIGLSNDYDGGFYYRPVVGYKVGERTQLNMSYSGISNEGVDLNSVNLGFMFGI; from the coding sequence ATGAAGAAATTATTATTAGCTGCTTTTGTAGCAATTATAGGTGTAAGTAGTATACATGCACAAGAAGGTGTTTTAAATGGAGGGTTAAACGTAGGAATACCTACAGGAGATACAAATGATTTTTATGGATTAACATTAGGCGCAGAATTAAATTATATGTTTCCTGTGGCAGAAGGTTTTACTTTAGGTCCATCTGTACAATATTCTCACTTTTTTGGGAAAGATCATGATTTTGGAGGTATAACTTTTGAAACTGAAGATGCATCTTTTTTACCAATTTCTGGTGCTGCAAGATTTAATGTTTCAGAGAAATTTGTGGTGGGTGCAAATGTTGGTTACGCAATAGGTTTAAGTAATGATTATGATGGTGGTTTTTATTATAGACCAGTGGTTGGTTATAAAGTTGGTGAAAGAACACAATTAAACATGTCATACTCAGGAATTTCAAATGAAGGTGTAGATCTTAATAGTGTTAATTTGGGGTTCATGTTTGGAATTTAA
- a CDS encoding imelysin family protein, with the protein MNLKLSKLIFAIGITTILSCTSESEPIPEITIEKSSVLDNYATIVFANYSDAKTDAESLQTAINVFVTTPTEANFTAAKDAWLNARESYGQTEAFRFASGPIDDTDGPEGLLNAWPLDENYVDYVVGEANSGIINNLVDYPTIDKATLESLNEVGSETNISVGYHAIEFLLWGQDTTVPSEKLAGQRPYTDFVDGGTADNQDRRRDYLAACADLLIDHLQLMITEWQVGGAYRTTFLALDEDTAIKNILTALATLSKSELGGERIFVAYDNQDQEDEHSCFSDNTHRDIRLNLAGIANVYRGSYGSISGDSLEDLISETNPTLAAEITAQLVAAENAIDATATPFDFAISDTSERPFVLASVNALQDLGDKFVEGGSALGISISSQLPD; encoded by the coding sequence ATGAATTTAAAATTATCCAAATTAATATTTGCAATTGGAATTACAACTATACTTTCTTGTACAAGCGAAAGTGAACCAATACCAGAAATTACAATTGAAAAATCTTCTGTTCTAGATAACTATGCTACAATTGTTTTTGCAAATTATTCAGACGCAAAAACAGATGCAGAAAGTTTACAAACAGCAATTAATGTTTTTGTTACAACACCTACAGAAGCAAACTTTACAGCAGCAAAAGATGCTTGGTTAAATGCTAGAGAATCTTATGGACAAACAGAAGCGTTTCGTTTTGCAAGTGGCCCAATTGATGACACTGATGGACCTGAAGGTTTATTAAATGCTTGGCCTTTGGATGAAAATTATGTAGATTATGTTGTTGGAGAAGCAAACTCAGGAATCATTAATAATCTTGTTGATTATCCAACAATAGATAAAGCAACTTTAGAAAGTTTAAATGAAGTTGGTAGCGAAACAAATATTAGTGTTGGTTACCATGCAATTGAGTTTCTTTTATGGGGACAAGATACAACTGTACCTTCAGAAAAATTAGCAGGACAAAGACCTTATACAGATTTTGTTGATGGCGGAACTGCTGATAATCAAGATAGAAGAAGAGATTATTTAGCAGCTTGTGCAGATTTATTAATAGATCATTTACAATTAATGATTACTGAATGGCAAGTTGGTGGTGCTTATAGAACAACTTTTTTAGCGTTGGATGAAGATACTGCTATCAAAAATATTTTAACAGCTTTGGCTACTTTATCAAAATCTGAATTAGGTGGAGAAAGAATATTTGTAGCTTATGACAATCAAGATCAAGAAGATGAGCATTCTTGTTTTTCTGATAATACACATAGAGATATTCGTTTAAACTTAGCAGGAATTGCAAATGTTTATAGAGGTTCTTATGGAAGTATTTCTGGCGATTCTTTAGAGGATTTAATATCAGAAACAAACCCAACTTTAGCAGCAGAAATTACAGCACAATTAGTTGCTGCAGAAAATGCAATAGATGCTACTGCTACTCCTTTTGATTTTGCTATTTCTGATACATCAGAAAGACCATTTGTATTAGCTTCTGTAAATGCTTTACAAGATTTGGGTGATAAATTTGTTGAAGGTGGAAGTGCTTTAGGAATTTCTATTTCTTCTCAATTACCTGATTAA
- the guaB gene encoding IMP dehydrogenase, translating into MIAHNNKILGEGLTYDDVLLVPAFSKVLPREVSIQTKFTRNITINVPIVSAAMDTVTESALAIAIAREGGIGVLHKNMTIEQQAQEVRKVKRAESGMILDPVTLPLTAVVSDAKQNMREHGIGGIPIVDKDGILQGIVTNRDLRFEHNNARPIVEVMTSENLVTADVGTSLSDAEKILQNYKIEKLLIVDKDYKLKGLITFRDITKVTQKPIANKDTFGRLRVAAALGVTGDAVERAEALVNAGVDAVVVDTAHGHTEGVVNVLKAIKEKFPNLDVVVGNIATPEAAQFLVAAGADAIKVGIGPGSICTTRVVAGVGFPQFSAVLEVAEAIKGSGVPVIADGGIRYTGDIPKAIAAGADTVMLGSLLAGTKESPGETIIYEGRKFKSYRGMGSIEAMKKGSKDRYFQDVEDDIKKLVPEGIVGRVPYKGELFESIHQFIGGLRAGMGYCGAKDIETLKENGKFIRITASGINESHPHDVAITKESPNYSRR; encoded by the coding sequence ATGATAGCACACAACAACAAAATTTTAGGAGAAGGCTTAACATACGATGATGTATTATTAGTTCCAGCTTTTTCTAAAGTACTTCCAAGAGAAGTAAGTATTCAAACAAAATTTACTAGAAATATTACTATAAATGTACCCATCGTTTCTGCGGCTATGGATACAGTTACAGAATCTGCTTTAGCAATAGCGATAGCTAGAGAAGGTGGTATTGGAGTTTTACATAAAAATATGACTATTGAGCAGCAAGCTCAAGAAGTTAGAAAAGTAAAACGTGCAGAAAGCGGAATGATTTTAGATCCTGTTACTTTACCTTTAACTGCTGTAGTTTCTGATGCCAAACAAAACATGAGAGAACATGGTATTGGTGGAATCCCAATTGTTGATAAAGACGGAATTTTACAAGGAATTGTAACAAACAGAGATTTACGTTTTGAGCATAACAATGCCAGACCAATTGTAGAAGTAATGACAAGTGAAAATTTGGTTACTGCAGATGTTGGAACTTCTTTATCAGATGCAGAAAAAATTCTTCAGAATTATAAAATTGAAAAACTTTTAATTGTTGATAAAGACTACAAATTAAAAGGATTAATAACTTTTAGAGATATTACTAAAGTAACGCAAAAACCAATTGCTAACAAAGACACTTTTGGTAGATTAAGAGTTGCAGCAGCTTTAGGTGTAACTGGAGACGCTGTTGAAAGAGCAGAAGCATTAGTAAATGCAGGTGTAGATGCAGTTGTTGTAGATACAGCTCATGGCCATACAGAAGGTGTGGTAAATGTTTTAAAAGCAATTAAAGAAAAGTTCCCAAATTTAGATGTAGTTGTTGGTAATATAGCAACTCCCGAAGCTGCGCAATTTTTAGTTGCTGCTGGAGCAGATGCTATAAAAGTAGGTATTGGTCCAGGTTCTATTTGTACAACGAGAGTTGTTGCAGGTGTTGGATTTCCTCAGTTTTCTGCAGTTTTAGAAGTTGCAGAAGCTATAAAAGGTAGTGGAGTTCCTGTTATTGCAGATGGTGGAATTCGTTACACAGGTGATATTCCTAAAGCAATTGCTGCCGGTGCAGATACAGTAATGTTAGGTTCGTTATTGGCTGGTACAAAAGAATCGCCAGGAGAAACTATTATTTACGAAGGAAGAAAATTTAAATCTTACAGAGGAATGGGATCAATTGAAGCAATGAAAAAAGGCTCAAAAGATCGTTATTTTCAAGATGTAGAAGATGATATTAAAAAATTAGTTCCAGAAGGAATTGTTGGACGTGTACCTTATAAAGGAGAATTGTTTGAAAGCATTCATCAGTTTATTGGAGGTTTACGTGCAGGAATGGGATATTGTGGAGCAAAAGATATTGAAACACTTAAAGAAAATGGTAAATTTATTAGAATTACCGCAAGCGGAATTAATGAAAGTCATCCTCATGATGTAGCAATTACAAAAGAATCACCAAATTATAGTAGAAGGTAA
- a CDS encoding GNAT family N-acetyltransferase gives MELENLEIIAYQPEFANDFYSLNVEWLEKYFYVEPYDEKVLRNPQKYVLDPGGFIFFAKYNNEIVGVVSIINQKNFFELSKMAVLPKYQGLKIGLQLMNFCIEFAKNQQWKSITLYSHRKLVPAINLYKKIGFKEIPVEENSHYERSDIKMLLNL, from the coding sequence ATGGAATTAGAAAACTTAGAAATTATAGCATATCAACCAGAATTTGCTAATGACTTTTATAGTTTAAATGTAGAATGGTTAGAAAAATATTTTTATGTAGAACCTTATGACGAAAAGGTTTTAAGAAATCCACAAAAATATGTTTTAGATCCTGGAGGATTTATCTTCTTTGCAAAATATAACAATGAAATTGTAGGAGTTGTTTCGATTATCAACCAAAAAAATTTTTTTGAATTGAGTAAAATGGCAGTTTTACCAAAATATCAAGGTTTAAAAATTGGTTTACAATTAATGAATTTCTGCATTGAATTTGCTAAAAATCAACAATGGAAAAGCATCACTTTATACTCTCACAGAAAATTAGTTCCGGCAATTAATTTATATAAAAAAATAGGGTTTAAAGAAATTCCTGTCGAAGAAAATTCACATTATGAGCGTTCTGATATTAAAATGCTTTTAAATTTATAA
- the aroQ gene encoding type II 3-dehydroquinate dehydratase, with the protein MKLIIINGPNLNLLGKREPEIYGSKTFEEFFKELQLKFKEVELHYYQSNIEGEIIDKLHEIGFNYDGVILNAGAYTHTSVAIADAISGITTPVIEVHISNVHKRETFRHHSFLSPVCKGVILGFGLKSYELAIQSFL; encoded by the coding sequence ATGAAGTTAATTATAATAAACGGCCCAAATTTAAATTTATTAGGGAAAAGAGAGCCAGAAATATATGGTTCTAAAACCTTCGAAGAATTTTTTAAAGAACTTCAATTAAAATTTAAAGAGGTAGAATTACATTATTATCAATCGAATATTGAAGGCGAAATTATTGATAAATTACATGAAATTGGTTTTAATTATGATGGAGTTATCTTAAACGCTGGTGCATACACACATACTTCTGTGGCTATTGCTGATGCGATAAGTGGAATAACAACACCGGTTATAGAAGTGCATATTTCTAATGTGCATAAAAGAGAAACGTTTAGACATCATTCGTTTTTATCACCAGTTTGTAAAGGAGTAATTTTGGGTTTTGGGTTAAAAAGTTATGAATTAGCAATTCAGAGTTTTCTATAA
- the xerD gene encoding site-specific tyrosine recombinase XerD, translating to MKWQNAIRDYRLYLKIERGLSKNTIDSYTRDLDKLILFLAENEISFTPISIDNNTIQQFNYEVAKKVNPRSQARIISGLRSFFDYLVFEDYRETNPTDLIEAPKIGRKLPDTLSEEEINELISAVDLSHPQGERNRTILETLYSCGLRVSELITLKISDLFFNEGFIKVTGKGNKERFVPIHYNAQKYITIYINEIRIHLKPAKSFEDTLFLNRRGKGLTRQMIFTILKDLAVKINLNKKISPHTLRHSFATHLLKNGADLRAIQLMLGHESITTTEVYVHLDTSYLKEIVETYHPRKSTF from the coding sequence ATGAAATGGCAAAACGCAATTAGAGATTATCGGTTGTATTTAAAAATTGAAAGAGGTTTATCTAAAAACACAATTGATAGTTATACAAGAGATTTAGATAAACTAATTTTATTTTTGGCTGAAAATGAAATCAGCTTCACTCCTATTTCTATTGATAATAATACTATTCAACAATTTAATTATGAAGTTGCAAAGAAAGTAAATCCAAGAAGCCAAGCACGCATAATTTCTGGTTTGCGAAGTTTTTTTGATTATTTAGTTTTTGAAGATTATAGAGAAACAAATCCTACAGATTTAATTGAAGCGCCAAAAATTGGTAGAAAATTACCAGATACTTTATCCGAAGAAGAAATAAACGAACTTATTTCTGCTGTTGATTTAAGTCATCCGCAAGGAGAAAGAAATAGAACCATTTTAGAAACCTTATATAGTTGTGGTTTGCGAGTTAGCGAATTAATCACCCTAAAAATTTCTGATTTATTTTTTAATGAAGGCTTTATAAAAGTTACAGGAAAAGGGAATAAAGAACGTTTTGTACCTATTCATTACAATGCGCAAAAATATATTACTATTTATATTAATGAAATTAGAATTCATCTAAAACCAGCAAAAAGTTTTGAAGATACTTTGTTTTTAAACCGACGTGGCAAAGGTTTAACTCGACAAATGATATTTACTATTTTAAAAGATTTAGCTGTTAAAATCAACTTGAATAAAAAAATAAGTCCGCATACTTTAAGGCATTCTTTTGCAACCCATTTATTAAAAAATGGCGCAGATTTAAGAGCAATTCAACTTATGTTAGGTCATGAAAGTATTACAACTACAGAAGTTTATGTACATTTAGATACTAGTTATTTAAAAGAAATTGTAGAAACTTATCATCCAAGAAAAAGCACTTTTTAG